The Chamaesiphon minutus PCC 6605 DNA window GCCGATTTCTCAGCCCTAATTGTCGGTAGTAATGACTTTGATTGAAAATTGCTGGTGTCAATAAAGCCTCTACTTGAGCGGCGATGATCTCATCTTCCACACCTGGTTGGTGGTTCTTTTTGGCGTGGTCGCGGTTACTTCTTCGGCGGCTGGTCATCAGGCCTCTATTCCCTCAAACTCTTGACTAGAAACAGTTTGGCATCTTTTTATTACCCTTTTGACAAATCTCTGATTTTCTTAACTTGTCACGAATGCCTCTGCTTAAGTAGCAGCTTTAGCAAACAGGAGAAAGAGTAGACTTGGGGAAAATGTCAGCATTTTTTAACTACCCTTTACGATCTACCCTCTTCCATGGAAATTATTGCTGATGGAGAAAACCTCCTTGAAGTATGGAACATTAACCACATGGCGATTTATTGCCGCTGTTATAAAATTACAACAGGTAGGGTTGAATACGCACAATGGAAAAAACAGCAGCTCGCATTTGCGATCCAAACAACATCCAGATCTCGCCATTGAAGTTAGAAAATGAAGGCTCGATCGCCGACTTTATTGGGGCTAAGATCGCGATCGAAAGGCTCTCGCACGGTGATAACAAAGAAGACGATGGTAAGATCTCGAAGCTTGTAGACTTGGGTCGGATGCCTATGCTCGTGCATGGTGTCGGCGTGTACTATCGACGTTTTTTTGACCTAGACTGCGACCTTTTCAACCGGATCTCTACAGAGCACGCATTCCAAACCCTCACGGAGTCTAATAAACCTGGGAAGGCTCATCGCACGGGAATCTATCTTACACCCGTCACGCAAGAAGGTGAAGATCTGCACTTTCGCCTGCTCAGATGTTCCACAAACCTATCGGGGCCAACCGAGAACTTTCGCAAAACCGACAGGTACATCGTCGATGCTCTGAACCAGAAAGCAGCATTTATCTTCCAGCACCAGGCACCGCTCAATCACGTCCTAGCACAGATTTACCATAACACCCCCGCTGCCGCTGCCAAAAAGCAGTCCAAAGCCAAGATCTCTGCACACGCAGACAAAACCAAGGATATGCCTGTAAATGGCATCATAGCTTTCTGCACCTTCTACGATCGACTCGATAAGCTAAGTCCTCTGACCGAGGATGCCTTTGATTACGGATATAAAGGTACCAGCGGGCTGACCAAGCTCCACTTTCGGCTCAAAGAGTCGGTTGCAGCACTGCCCGAACACAAAAACCTTCCCCGTCAGTTTGCATTGACCTTGTATCCTAACTCTGTGTTCTTCATACCGCTGTCTACCAATCGGTTATATACGCACGAGATCCGGTCGTCGATGCTGGATGCCGAATTGCTCCCAACCCGATTGGGTTATGTGGTTCGCTGTTCGAGTACTGAAGCGGTTCACCAGAACGGTCATACTTTCCTCAAGCGGGACGGAAAGTTAGTGCCGCTAGAATCACCGACGATCGAAGGCATTGATGAGCTGCGAAAGCTGTATACAGACGAGAATAATACCCCGGATTTCATCGATTATGGCGATCGATTTCTGTTTAGTATGAATGCAGGAGATTACCTTGCCCCCCGCATCTAAACTAACCGATGAGCTTCGATCTTATACCTTGCCGATTCTCCAAAGGAGCAGCGGAGCCAACGCAGACAACCCGTTCGAGGAGTTGCGGGCATCGGTGCGGTTTGAGAATGTGGGCAAAGGTCGGCAGGGAACGGTGCTGACAAAGATCGACGAGACAGGTAACATCCCGCTCGTTCGCACTACCACCAGATACAGCATCCCAGCGCAACGCTTTCAATCGGTACACGCTCGGCTAGCACGGCAGATTCAGACAGTTGCGTCGCTGGCGGTTGGCTTTAACAACGCTCTCATCGAAAACTACACGAACGCTTACACTACCATGGGCAGTCATTCCGACCAAGCTCTGGATTTAGCAGACGAATCGTCGATCGCGATTTTCTCGTGTTACAAATATCCCGATCTCGCAAACCCGCCGAGGAAGTTGATTGTCGAATTAAAGGAGCCTGGTGACGATTTCATCGAGATCCCCTTAACTCACAATAGTGTCGTAGTGTTCGACCTTGACGCCAATCGGCGGCTCAAACACAAGATCGTGATGGACAAATCCGTCCAACCGCCAGAGAATCAATGGCTGGGTATCACCTTTAGAACTTCAAAGACCTTTGTACGGTTTCGCGACGAATCTGCCTACTTCCCGGACGATACGCGGCTGACGTTGGCTAATGACGAGCAAAGGCAAGAGTTCTACCATCTGCGGCATCGAGAAAATAACGAAACGGACTTTATTTACCCGCAGATTACTTACACCATCAGCGAGAGCGATCTGATGCCACCCGAACTCTGAATCTCAAATCTCTATGGCTAGATCGCGTCAAAAGCTCTACAAACAAAAATGAATCCGAATATAAAGCGACCGAGATAAAAGAGATCGAGATAAAAGGTCATACTGTCGATCGACACTCAGGTACGATCGACTGTTTCGGACGAGCTTCCCACCCTCCAAAATGAGATTGCGTTACAATTCTTATCATTAGCTGATATCTGATTATCCTCGCAAAACATCATGACAGTTGCCTACCCTCGCAAATTCAACAACAGTCTCAGTGCCAGAGAGATTCTCAAACGCGTAGTTAGCGATCGAGAAATTCACCTCATTACCCTCAATCGCTACCGCTACAACGAACAACGCAGTTGCAAAGATCTGACCGAATTAATCGAGCAGCTCAATGGCAACCCGCCAGAATTAATTCGCGATCTATCCCATCACGTCAATGATGAATCTCGTCATGCCATGTGGTTGACAGATTTGCTCGTAGATCTGGGTGGCCCTCTGGATACCCCACCAGGTGTATCGTACATCGATGAATTCAATCGGTTAATCGATCGCGAAACCTACACTACCGCAGAAGATGGTGTCATTGCCGCCCTAGCTGCAATTAATGTCACCGAAAAACGCGGCTGTGAGTTTTTCTCAGCTCACATTCACGCCCTCAAAGCTGCGCCTCAAACTGAAGAAAATATCAAGATCCGCGAAACGATCGAGAAAATTTTCCCAGAAGAAACCGGACACGTCCGCTGGGGCACCAGACAACTAGCTAAAATCGCAGCTAAAAGTCCCGCTCATCGCCAAAAAGTCGAAATAGCCAAACGTAAGTTTGTCGCGATCGAACAAGCGGCATTTGAATCGGGGATGGACATCATGTTTGGTGCCGAATTACGCCGCGTCAATAACTTAATGGATGTCGTCAACACTCTACCGCTATGGGAGCGTCCTCAATACCTGATGGCGCGCCTACCCGAAACCCTTCTCGATCCCGAACTCCAAAAAGTCCGCATGACTGCCGCTCAAAAAGCCTGGGATCGCGATCCGCAAGCTTTTGTGACTAAGTTTATTCCGATGTTCTTGGGGAATGGGGGAATTGGGGAAAGTAGGTTTTAGGCTTTAGGCTTTAGGCTTTAGGTTTTCAATATTGAAGACGCCAGCGTCTTGTGAGTAGGTCGAGCAAATACACACAGTGGTTCCAATATCTAAAGCCTAAAGCCTAATCCCTAACATCTAAAGCCTAATTAGAGATCCAATCACTCCAACTTCCTGGATACAACTTGGCTCCTTTGATGCCAGCTAGCTCTAGAGATAATAAATTCACACAAGCCGTCACTCCCGAACCGCAGTAAACTATCGGCTCGACATCGGGTGAAATTGCCGTCCAGCGTTGTTGATGTTCGGCGACGGATAAAACGAATCCTTCGGGATTTGTCACACCTTGCCAGGGATAATTGACAGCACTGGGGATATGTCCGGCTACCGGATCGATCGGTTCGGTTTTGCCGAGATAGCGATCGGGTTCGCGGGAGTCGATGAGGATATGCTTGGCTGAATGTTGAATGTCTTTAACTCGATCGATGTCCACGATCCATTCGGTTCTAACTTGTGGCTTAAAATTACCAGGAGCGGACGCTGCTGGCAACTCGGCAGTCACGGTAAAGCCAGATTCGACCCAATTACTATAACCACCGTCTAGTACTGCGACTCGATCGTGACCGTAATATCGCAACAGCCACCACAACCGCGCCGCAAACCCCAAGCGCGAATCATCATAAGCAACGACTAAAGTATCGGGATTAATCCCCATCGTTGCTAATTTGGCTCCTAAGACGCGATCGTCTGGCAAAGGATGTCTGCCACCACGAACCCCAGCCGGACTCGATAAATCGCGATTTAAGTCCAAATAATGAGCTTCCGGCAAATGTGCCGCTGCATACTGTTGTCTGCCCAAATCTGGATCTGCCAACGCAAATCGACAATCGACGATCGTCAAATTGGGATTCGATCCGGTAACTAAATAACTATGTAGCAACTCTGCGGTGATGACAGGAGAACTTAGCATTATGGGATTGGGGATTGGGGATTGCGGATTGGTAAAACCTTTTTGCATTATGCAGTCGATAGATCGAGTCAGGAGCAGTTGCTTAAATCGGGATTGAATCTCTGAAGACGATCGACAACCTGGCCACCGATAACCATCATAAACTTAGAGACGATCGCAAACAGAGATAACACAGAGCCTCAAGTCCAATCCCCAATCCCCAATTCTCCTACCCCCTCCCAATCCGATATCCCTTCCCATAAACAGTCTGAATCAACTCTGGCGAGCCTTTGACCTCGATTTTCCGCCGGAGCAAACGCACTAGCGCAGCCAGCACATTGCTACTCGGTGCAGTATTTTCCCCCCAGAGAAAGGCTTCGATGCGATCGTGTGCGAGGACTTGTCCGGCATTTTGCATTAGATAGCCAAGTAATTTGGTCTCTTTTTCTGAAAGTTCGATACTTTTACCCTTGATATAAGCAAGTTGATTGCCCATATCTAGTTCCAAATCGTCTACCTGAAGTCGCAATTGTGTCGGCGGTGCATCTGCGGTTGGGGGACGGCGCAGGAGCGCGCGCACTCTAGCAAGCAATTCTCGCAATTCAAACGGCTTGACTAAGTAGTCATCGGCTCCAGCATCTAGCCCGAGCACTCGATCGTCGAGCGTATCTTTCGCTGTCAAAAACAATACCGGAGTACGATCGCCGCGATCGCGTAACTGTTGACAAATTTGCAGCCCAGTTAGATGGGGTAACATCCAGTCTAAAATGAGCAGATCGTAATTGTTGTTGGTAGCTAATTGGCAACCGACGCGACCATCGGTCGCGACATCAATGGTATAGCCTTCTCGACTCAATAGCCGACTCAATGGTTCTGTCAGAGCGGCTTCGTCATCAACTAATAAAATTTTCATTTGCAGTTTTTTACGAATAGATGAACGATTCTGACTAATGCGAGGGTATGATAAGAGCGGTTCGATATCTAAAACTAGCTGCAATCGTCTTTATACAAATATAACTAGCTAACCATCAATTCACCGCTCTAGCCTTATCATGCCGCTATTTTATCGGTTGCCGATTGTGACAGAAGAGATTATGAAACTATAATTACGTAAGTCAGGCTAGACAAGATAAGATCGGAATTTGCTAGTTGTGGCATCGAGATTGCAGCGCGATCGATCGAGAGCGATCGTTATGGATTATCTACACAAAATCTACCAATAACTGCGAATTCGATTCGGCAGAGCCAATGCTGCACGAACGAGTGGGTGGAGGCAATTTGCACTCTCTCAACAAATTTGAATCGCTGCCGCTAGAGAATAAAACATTCTTAGCGATTTTTGGGTAAACTCTCTATATTCTCCTTAGTTCTAGGCGTAAGTTCTGGTTATGCAACCACCAATTCCATTGGGAACATTGCTTCAACAGCGTTACCGCGTGACCAAAATATTAGGTCAGGGGGGTTTTGGCCGTACCTACTTATCTCAAGACACTGGTTGTTTTGATGAAATGTGCGTACTTAAAGAATTTAGCCCTAACGATCGCGGTCGCGACGCGCTCAAAAAGTCTAAGGAGCTATTTCAGCGCGAAGCTCAAGTATTGTATCAAATCAATCATCCTCAAATCCCGAAGTTTAGGGCCAACTTTGAAGAGCAAAAACGACTCTTTTTAGTGCAAGAGTATGCTGAGGGGAAAACAGTCGCCAAAACTCTGAGCGATCGATTGAAAAATAATACAACTTTTAGCGAAGCGGAAGCGGTAGAATTTCTACAAAATATGTTGCCCGTACTATCGCATATTCATGGCATGGGCATCATTCATCGCGATATTTCTCCTGATAACATTATTTTCCGAGATCGCGATAAGTTACCCGTACTAATCGATTTTGGCGTGGTCAAAGCAGGCGTTACCCAACTAGAAGTTTCGACCCAAATTCACCAAGGTACCACTGTTGGCAAAGCTGGCTACGCTCCAGGCGAGCAGCTCCAAACAGGCGAAGCTTATGCCAATAGCGACCTCTACGCATTAGCAGTGACGGTTGTAGTGATGATGACTGGGCGCAAGCCCGAAAGTCTGATCGACAAAAGTACCATGACTTGGAAATGGCACCAGTGGGTGCCGACTCTCACCCCATGGTTTGCCAAAATTCTGAATAAAATGCTCAGCCGGATGCCCAATAGTCGGTATCAGTCGGCAAACGAAGTCGCTCAAGCCTTGCGCTCGGTATCGGACTTTGTAGGGCCTTCGGCAGCACCAGGACATGCCACTGGCAACCTTACCCCGCTAACTGGAATACCATCTCGCCCAACGACATCCGGCTACGAGCAGCCTTCTACCACCAACAATTCTGGCTCGGTTCCACTCTCGCGAGTCAAGCGGACGACAACCAGCGTCAAATCTAGCAACTATTCCGCCAAAAACACTCAGCCGCCACCGCAAAATCCCCTGCGCGGGATCTTGAACACCCCCTGGGGAACTGCGCTGGGTTCGACAGCCGCAGCCGTTATCTTTATTATCATCCCGCTATTTTTGGTCAGTCGATCGCTGACGACCTCTAGTAGCGGTTCCAAAACGCCAACTCCCGAACCAACTCTAGCCACACCAGCTACAGATCCGATCGCCACGCCAACGCCAATTACCGTACCTCCACCAGTTGTTGAGAGCGTGCCGCCGTCTCCACCAGTTACAGCAACGACCCCAGCACCTGCTACAGTTACGGCAGAAGCATTAAGTGTCGAAGTCGGCAAACCGCTGGTCAAAGAAGGCGCGCTCGATCCTAGTAAACCAACAGTATTCAGCCTGAACTTACCCGTCGGTCACAAACTCAAGGCTTCACTCGCCAGCACGCCTGCGGGAGCGACGATGAATATCCTCGCGCCCAATCAAGCAAATGTCGATGTCTATGCCAAAAATACGGTCAATTGGGAGGGCACTCTGCCACTAGCGGGGGAATATCGGATCGAGATCGTCCCGCTAGCTGGTGCCGCCAGTAACTATAAGCTAGAAGTGATAACCAATCTGGCACCAACGCCAGAGGTGTCGGCATCGCCTGCGCCAGTCAGTAGATAACCCAAGTTGCTACCTATAGAATGCCTGCGACTAAAGTCGCGGCTAATGCTGCAAAGTCCGCCTTCGCGGACTAATAAAGTAGTCCGCGAAGGTGGACTTTGCACTACGAGCAGCGGTTTTTAACCGCTGAGGTTGTAGGTAGCAACTTGGGTTAGATAATAAACTAAGTTGCTAGTTACAGATTTTTAGTGTGGAAGGGGGAAAGGGTAAAGGAAATTGTTATATCCTTTCCCTACAATCACCGTGCGAATATAATTAGCAACTTGCGTTAATAATAGAGATTGTCACCAGCACAGATTTGAGATCTGGACATTTATGGATGAAGAATCGATCGATATTGAGATGTTTGCTGAGTCGATCGCGAGTTTGGGACTCGATCGGATCTCGCGGCATATTTTGATTTGCGCCGACCAAACTAAACCGCTATGTTGCTCTCAAGCCGAGAGTTTAGTGGCCTGGAATTATCTCAAAAACAGACTCAAAGCACTCAAGCTCGATCGTCCTGACTCGCTCCCTGGGACTGTTTTTCGGACGAAGGCTAATTGTCTGCGCGTCTGCCATCACGGCCCGATTGTCGTTGTCTACCCCGACGGTGTTTGGTATCATTCGGCAACACCACCAGTATTAGAGCGCATCATTCAAGAGCATTTACTCGGCGATCGCATCGTTACAGAATATGCTTTTTTAGTACATCCTCTAAAAAATTATCAAAATACCAATGTGGCAGAGATCCCCAGCCAAGTAGCAGCTAACAAAGAAGAGTCTTAATTTTCGATCGTCCCTGCTCCCCGCTCCCAACTCCCCAACAATTTTTAGACCAATGACATTTGCGGCGATCGGCTAGGGGATAATTATAGAATAGTAATATAAAGTTCAAGAGATCGAGCTATGAGTAATCGCGATGGATTCACGGGTGGATTTTGGTTGGGCACGCTCGTCGGTGGTGTCATCGGCGGGATCGTTGGCGCGACAGTTGCCTCTCAACGATCCAATCAAATCGATGCTGAAACCGAAAACGGCAGGTTATCAGGCAGTGGCGAAAGAAGACCGCTCAAATCCAGCCGTCGGCGGAGCTACGATCGAATGGAGCTAGCTCGGCAGAGTTTGGATGCGAAAATTAATGACTTAAATAACGCCATCGATTCTGTCAGATCTTCGATCGGACATCCCCCTGGAGATATGTTCGATCCCTCGTTCGAACGCCTCAATGAAGACGTCAAGCCTCAAAAATCGATCGACGCCTAAATCTAAATCGGGACGCTCGATCGTCTAGTACTAAGCGGCATAATTTAGGGTACCGTATTTTCGATTCCCGCTCCCCGCTCTAGACTAATGATTGAGTCGGTAAATACGGTATGTCAAGCCATTCGTGAATTACCAGTCGATCGGTTAAACTAAGTTGAGTAGATTTGAATTTAGATACTAACTTTTATGGAAAACGCCGCGATCGTCCCCTTATTAATCATTAGCTTTTCAAAATTTCTAGAATATTATTCATACATTCTCATCGTCCGATTACTGCTAACTTGGTTTCCAAATATTGACTGGATGCAGCAAATTATTGGATTCCTCAGCCCGATTACCGATCCTTATCTCAATCTATTTCGGTTTATTCCTCCAGTCGGAATGCTCGATCTATCGCCAATCCTAGCTATCTTTGCCTTGCAATTTGCCATGCAGGCATTTGCAGCACTCACGCCAGTATTGTTAGGCTAATCAAGACTATCCGTCGCTCGATCGCCAGTTCCCATCATTTTGATGCAATGTTTTTTGCAAAGTGGTAGGGCGCGATTTACTGCAATCAAATAACTATTCATACCCCCAACGTGACAACCACAACACTGATTTATGTTGCTTTACTACTGACGACCTTAGTAGGGGTCGTTGGGGCTGTAGTCCCAGTAATGCCTGGGCCGATCTTAATTTTGGGCACATCGATCGGGGCGGGATTTCTCTATAATTGGGATAATGCCACTGTGACGATCGTCGTCTCTGGTGTTGTCTTCGTCATGTGTTTCGCGATCGAGCAGTTATCGGGCATCTGGGGCGCGCAAAAAGCTGGAGCCAGCTATTGGGGTCAAATTGGTTCGATCGTCGGTCTATTCCTCGGATTCTTTGGGCTGCTGCCAGCTTTACCCGTGGGCGGCCCACTGGTGGGACTGTTTTTTGGGCCGTTTATTGGTGCGGTTGTGGGCGAGTTGTTATATCCACGTCAGGTGCCGCTAGCCGAGCGAGTTAAAATTTCGGTCAAAGCTGGTGTCGGAATCGTTCTTGGTTCGGTGCTAGGTCTGATTTTGCAAGGTTTATTATCCCTGTTTGCCGCGATCGTCTTTGTCGTAACTACTTGGCATCTGGGGATGGGGATTAATTAATAATCGATCGTCGATCGATAGCCCCGACTATCCAAGAAGTCGGGGCTGTGGCTTTAGATTTTACCGCGTAACATCATTGCCATTTCGTTAGGTGTGGGCGAGAGTTCGAGAGCGGTTTCTTCGGTGATCCGGCCTTCTTGATAGAGCGAGAATAGAGACTTATTCATGGTAATCATCCCGTCGAATTCGCCATCGGTCATTAGTGGGGCAATTTCATCATATTTACCATCCCGAACGTAGTCTTTGACAGTTTCGGTATTGATTAAAATATCGTGATAAGCCGCTCGTTTACCGTCGGTGGTACGACATAAACCTTGAGAGATGACAGCAACTAGCGATTCTGCCAGCGATACCCGCATGACGGCTTGTTCTTCTGGCTTGAATAGATTCAGAATCCGCTCGATGGTTTTGATCGCACTATTGGTGTGCAAAGTACCGATGACTAAGTGTCCGGTTTGGGCGGCTTTGAGTGCGGTATTGACTGTCTCGCGATCGCGCATTTCTCCGACCAATATTACGTCAGGATCTTCACGCAGTGCCGCTTTCAACGCGGTGTCAAACTTGAGTGTATTTGCCCCGACTTCGCGGTGTTTGATCAGCGCGCGCTTACTTTTGTGAATAAATTCGATCGGATCTTCGATCGTGATAATATGGCGCGGCATTTCTTTATTCATATAATCGACCATTGCCGCCATTGATGTCGATTTACCCGAACCTGTCGGCCCCGTGACCAAAATTAAGCCTTTATGATAGTGGCAGACATCGCGGAAGACTGGCGGTAATCGCAATTCCTCGACTGTGGCAATTTGCATCGGAATCAGTCGCATTACCATCCCATAGCCATACAGGGAATCAAATAAATTGATCCGCACCCGCGCGAAGTCATATTGGGTAGCTCCATCAAAGTCTAGCTTCTCCTGAAATGTCCGAATATCATCTTCATTCAACACTTCATGCAACCAGGACATAAAAGTTGGTAGATCGGTTTCGGGGTAGTTAGTGGTTTCGATTTCCCCACGATTGCGAAATCTGGGCATTTCACCGACACCGACATGCACGTCCGAATAGCCTGCGTCAAAAGCTTCCTGCACCAATGCGCTGATGCTGGGCTGTCCTGGTGGTAGTTTGTAGCTGGGTGCTGTTATCTGTGGTTTGGTGGCCGCCGAGGGTGGGGGTGGCGGAAAATTAGTAGATAGGCTAGGCATTGATGGCGGTGGAGCCGGGACGTTACGGGAGTTTACCATAGGTCGATCGGGGGGATGATTTTATGCGACTACTCTCGTTTAGCTTGCCCAAATTTTACCCTTCGATCGACTTTTAACTAAGAAAAATCGTCCATACCTCTTTGGAGAGCGACGATCGCCAGTTGGGTGCGATCGCGTAAATTTAATTGGCTTAAAATGTTGGTAATCCGATTTTTGACTGTTTTCTCTGCAATAAATAAAGCGTCGGCAATCTCCCGATTACTTGCCCCCTGGGCGATGAGGCAGATGATTTCTCGCTCTCTAGGGGTTAACTGCTCCCAACCAGTTGAGACCACTAAAGCCTTTTTTGGAGCGGGTTGTGCTAGTACTTGATGTGCTAAGCCGGGGCCGATTTGAGTATGGCCTTTCCGAACGAGGCGGATTGCTTGAGTCAATTCTTCAAAAGGTGTATCTTTGAGCAAATAACCAGATGCTCCGGCTTGGAGAGCTTGGGAGACATATTCGCGATCGTCAAATGTGGTTAAGACTAGCACCTTTGTGTCGGGAAACCGCTGACAGATTTCCCGCGTGGCTACTACGCCATCCATCACTGGCATTCGGATATCCATTAGCACCAGATCTGGCGGCAAATTCTCGACCGCATCGTTGGCAAAGCCTTCTAGCAGAGAAATCGCTTCCAGTCCGTTTTCTGCTTCTCCTACGATTTCCAATTCTGGATCGGTTTTGAGCAAGGCACGTAAACCCCGCCGGATTAGATTTTGGTCGTCTACCAGTACTAGGCGAATCATCACGATTTCGCTCCAGCGGGAACGGCAGCAATGAGGGGCAAAGTAACTTGGATTTGACAGCCCCGACGCGGTGCTGTGGTAATTTGCAATTCGCCGCCTAGTGCGGCGGTACGTTCTTGCATTCCTTGCAGTCCAAATCCTGATGGCTTGTGGCTCAGATCGAATCCCTGTCCGTTATCTTGCATCGTGGCGGTAATTGCTGTCTCAGTTTGACGAATCTCGATCGCGACTTCTGTAGCTTTTGCATGTTTGCGGATATTTGTCAAGCTTTCTTGTGCCAGCCGATAGAGAGTGAAGTCAAGTTCGATAGCCAGTGGGATGGCGATTTCATCAGTAAAAGTGGGGGCGATGCCTGTAGTCCGCTGGAAATCTCTCACTAAATTCGCGATCGCTTCTTGGCGAGATCTACCCTGCAACGGATCGGCACGCAAGAGCGTCACAGACTCCCGCACATCCTGCAATGCTTGAGATCCCAACTGTTTGACTTCTTGCAGCAATGCTTCGGCTTCTAGCAGGTCTGTCCGCAGCAATCTCAGGGCGGCTCCAATGTGGATGTTTACCACTGTCAGTGAGTGTCCCAAGGAATCGTGAATATCGCGGGCGATCCGGTTGCGCTCCTGTTCCGTCGCTAATTCTTCGATCCGTAAGGCATATTCACGCAAGCGGGTATTGGCATCAGCGAGTTGTTCCTGTCCTTTGCGCTCCGCCAAAATCGTATCTACCAGCAGATGCAGGAATAAAAATACTAAGCTAAACACGATCGTTAAACCAATCCACGCTACGCCAGTTTGAGCAATGGGAATTGCAAACAGCAACCGACCAGACCACAGTCTGTAAGTTTGAGAGAACAGACAGGCAATAAAAGCCAGTAAAGTAATTGCCAAACGTACTTGTCCTTGGTGAGGATCTCGTCCGGCTAACAATACGCAATTGCGGAGCGTCAGCACGACATACAACAACGACGGTGATGGAAATTCGCCGCCAAACGTCAGTAATAACAACAGGCTAAATTCTGCGGTTGTATAGAGTAGTTTATAGTTCCAATCATGTGGCAAGCGCAATCTCATTGCCGCAAACATTACCAACCCCAACATATTTAGCGCGGGAAAACCTAAATTGGGGTTACCGATCGCGACCAGGATTTGGACGATCGCTGCTACCGCCAATAATACCCATTCCAGCCGTAATAAGAGCTGAATTGGTGACGAATGCTGATGACTGAGGGATAAACTCATGACGATCGAGAAAACTACCAACTCAACAATAGCCGATCGATCGTCCAACCGACTAGGGATAAAGTCCCGCAGAATTCGGGTTATGGCAACCGCAGTTAGGGGCAAGGTGGTTATATCGCTGGCGATGGCAATGGTAACTACAAGTCTGGTAGTTATAGTTACGGTTACTCAAGTTACTAGTAGTAATTAACGATCGCGCTCAAAACCCGGAAATCCAACCCAACGTTAGTAATTCTAAATTAAAGTTATATCTCCGATCGAACTTGTTAGCTGAGGACGATCGGATTTTTT harbors:
- a CDS encoding response regulator; this encodes MIRLVLVDDQNLIRRGLRALLKTDPELEIVGEAENGLEAISLLEGFANDAVENLPPDLVLMDIRMPVMDGVVATREICQRFPDTKVLVLTTFDDREYVSQALQAGASGYLLKDTPFEELTQAIRLVRKGHTQIGPGLAHQVLAQPAPKKALVVSTGWEQLTPREREIICLIAQGASNREIADALFIAEKTVKNRITNILSQLNLRDRTQLAIVALQRGMDDFS
- a CDS encoding sensor histidine kinase, whose protein sequence is MPLTAVAITRILRDFIPSRLDDRSAIVELVVFSIVMSLSLSHQHSSPIQLLLRLEWVLLAVAAIVQILVAIGNPNLGFPALNMLGLVMFAAMRLRLPHDWNYKLLYTTAEFSLLLLLTFGGEFPSPSLLYVVLTLRNCVLLAGRDPHQGQVRLAITLLAFIACLFSQTYRLWSGRLLFAIPIAQTGVAWIGLTIVFSLVFLFLHLLVDTILAERKGQEQLADANTRLREYALRIEELATEQERNRIARDIHDSLGHSLTVVNIHIGAALRLLRTDLLEAEALLQEVKQLGSQALQDVRESVTLLRADPLQGRSRQEAIANLVRDFQRTTGIAPTFTDEIAIPLAIELDFTLYRLAQESLTNIRKHAKATEVAIEIRQTETAITATMQDNGQGFDLSHKPSGFGLQGMQERTAALGGELQITTAPRRGCQIQVTLPLIAAVPAGAKS